The following is a genomic window from Capnocytophaga stomatis.
CACAAATGCTATTGAGCGTATGTATGTTACAATGCGTCATCTCTTTGCTCGCGGATTTTACAAGCCGATGGGCGTATCAGGAGAAGCGTTACGTGAATCGTTGTTGCTGCTTCGTCCTGAAATATATGGTACTATTGCCGAAAGCAAAGCAGAACTTAGCGGGCTGAGCTATGTACTTGACCGCTTGCCTGAGGGTATCGAACAATGCACGTATATTAACTTGATTTCTGATGAAGGCTATCGGAAGTCGCATTTCAAACCTATTATCCCTCCAAAAAGAAGACGTAATTGCTATCGCATCGACCAGCAGCAGATGAATATCGAAATTACACGCGGAAGGTCAGATATCTATGATGCGTTAACACATTTAACGTTCTTATTTATAGAATCGCATAAAATAGCCAGAAATGTACTGATAGAAGAGACAGGGGGGCTGTCGCGTGATTGGGAAAAGCTGGAACAGGCGTTCAGTAAGAACAAACTTACGCAAGCAGAACGCGAAACAACCCTCATACATATCGGGAATATCTTAGGACGTACTTTTGAAGAAATTCTGGAAGTATATCACTCCTTTGCTACACCTTCACAGCCCGAGCGGTTTATTCATATCGTGTATTGGCTGGGAAAATTAGCATTAGATGAGATACTGGAAGATAAAAAAAGGGTTATTACATTCAGTACCGTACTTCGCGAACGGTTAGGGCATCATTTGCACGGAGAAATCTGGGCAGATACTATTAAGAAAACCTTATATGCCAACGGATTACTAACACGCCCGTTACATATTATCAGTGCCAATATGCATAGTGTAATGAATAGTATCTTTGCGGAAAAAGCATTGAAAACGGAAGTCAAGGGCAAAAGTCCGATGGAAATATTTGAGCTTTTAAGCAATCCTGAGAACGAGAAACTTCGTAAAAAGGTAAAGGAATACGCTCACAAGAATGGTATGATATCAATTCCTGATGCTTCGGGGACAAACATTGATGTACAGATATTCGATACAGAGAAGATAGACTTCAAGGATACACCCTATGCTGTGAGTTCAGCAAATAAGCCAGTGCTTTTTGTGATGGACTACGCCTTTGGTGAGCAAGCCTATGAAACTATTGATGAACTCTTGAAACCATTTCATATTGATGGAATCACTTATTTTATGAACGTGGACTCAGTTTCTATAATGGGAAAAGCAGGTATTTTAGAAGGAAGCAAAGGAGATTTGATGATTCCTACGGCACACATATTCGAAGGGACATCAGATAATTATCCTTTTAAGAATGAGCTTTCAAAGCAGGACTTTGAGAATCACGGTTTACAAGTATTTGAAGGTTCTATGATAACGGTACTCGGGACTTCATTACAGAATAAAGACGTACTTAGCTATTTCCTTCGCTCTACTTGGAATGTTGTTGGGCTTGAAATGGAGGGAGTTCACTACCAGAAAGCTATTCAGTCAGCATCGAAGATACGTAAGAGCATACGTGAAGATGTAAAGGTGCGTTATGCTTACTATGCGTCAGATAATCCGTTAGAAACAGGCAGTACATTAGCATCAGGAGGTTTGGGTACCACAGGAGTTAAGCCTACATACCTGATAACACTTAAAATATTAGAGCAAATATTTGCAAGTGAGTAAGGCATTAGTGATTTGTTAATCTAAATGAAGTAAAAATAGTACTGAATGTCAGTCTGAGTATAGTCGAAGACTGAGCAAGCATAACCAAAATAAAAGGCTTTGACTTCGCTCAGCTTGATAAGTGTTACTGAATGTCAGTCTGAGCGTAGTCGAAGACTGAGCAAGTATAACCAAAATAAAAGGTTTTGACTTCGCTTAGCTTGATAAGTGTTACTGAATGTCAGTCTGAGCGTAGTCGAAGACTAAGCAAGCATAACCAAAATAAAAGGCTTTGACTTCGCTCAGCTTGATAAGTGTTACTGAATGTCAGTCTGAGCGTAGTTGAAGACTGAGCAAGCATAACCAAAATAAAAGGCTTTGACTTCGCTTAGCTTGACAAGTACCGCTAAAATTGCTTGCAAGAATTATCTATAAAGTGCTTGCTGCACTGGATTATTGTTTCAAGTGTAAAAAAGAATTCTCCCTTAGAAAAAGTATCTAAGGGAGAATTTTTGTAATATAGGCTTATGTAATTAGCTTATCGTTTCGTTAATTAAAAGTATATCGCACGGATAGTCCGGTTCTGATTGTAGTCATCGGGAACGCAGTGGATATAGCCGATTTCGAGAAGTTATATTGCAGGTAATAAGATGCCAGTAGGTTCTTACTGAGGTTATACTCTGCTGAAAAATTCCCCAGCCAGTTCGTTTGCCCTGCTGTTACCTGATTGTTGAATACTTCCATATTCCTGATTACGGTAAATTCATCACGGTACGAAAGGGTTCCTTTAAGGATTAAGTCACTTTTTAATGTGGTTTTCACGCCACCTATCTTGGTAACAAACCGTAGGTCTTTGATACGATATCCTAGCCCTAATTTATATTCTTTCCCGATGATTTCAGTTAAGTAATCGTTATCCAAGCTGATGGATACGGTACGGTCACGCGTTAGCTCAGCAAGCACGTTAATGGAATTTTTCATTTCCATATTGGCTCTGATAAGCGGGTTAAATTGTTCCACTAAGGTAACATTCGTAAATAGCTTTTCTGTTAGGAAGTTTTCTGCTGCATTTACCTTGTTTAGGTCATTCGGGTCGTATTCCAAATTTGTTCTGAATTCGCTTAAAGAATAGCTCGCACGGTAACTATGGTCTAAGGTAAACCTTCTGAAAGCCTTTTTGATAGGTTCCAAACGCATCAGCCCTGTATATGTAATGCTCCATTCAGGTATAGGAATGTTTCTAAAAGCTCCCAATGATACTTTATCAGGGTTTTCTCCCGAATAAGCAGCCAAAAATGCTGGTATCATTACTGCTTGACTGGTTTTGCCATAACCTTTGGGGAACCCTTCGCTGTCCAAGTTATTAGCATCGTTTAGGTTGATGCCTCGCTCGGTAGCTAAACGGCGTGCTATGGTAATGCGGTTCTGCTTGAAACGTTCAAAGCCTGCCGAATAGTACTCGTCCACCTTGTCGAAAGTGGTTGCAAGTAGGTTGGTTGAAATGTTGAAGTTCCCTACTTGGTTGCCAATAAGTTTGTTGTACACGAAGTTCCTTACTTCAAAGGTTTCCGTGTAGTTGTCGGTATATTGGCGTCCTGCTTTCAGAGTGATTTGCAAATCAGGAATAGGTTGCAAGTTTGCCGTGATAGTTAGGTTTCTTTCTTTGGACTGTAAGAATTGGTCATTGAAGTCCGCAAAATTGGTCAGATATCCTCTTTTAGCCATCTCGTAACGCACATCGGACTGGTCTCCGAACATAAACCCGAAGGAAGGCTTGGTAGTTCCTAAGAAGCCAACGCTTTGTGTGTAGCCTGGGAGCGTTTTTCCGTTGGTCTCGGAGTAATTGATACCAATGTTTTTAATCATCGTTGCCAATGATTTCCATAGTTTCTGTTTCTCTGTCCTTGCACTTGGCTTAATGCCTATGTAGCGATAGAGCTGGTCGAAGGTCATATTAGCTGTAAAATTGTGCGTGTTAGCGTTCTGTAAGGTGTTAATATCGTGCTTGGCGAGCTGTAATAGTGTTTGCGAACCGCGTTGCCAGTCAAAGTCGCCTGAGTACGTGTAGTTCGCTTTGATGAATTGCAGGAATGGGAACTTCGAGAACGGAAGCTCGTAATTTACTTGGAACTTGGAGAAGAAATGGTCTGGGTCTCCCAAATCCCAGAAATTATCCCACAGACCTACATCCCTGCGTGTTCCAGAAACATTACCGTTAGCGTCATACGTATAGTAGTTACGTATGATGCTGTTATTTGTGGCATTGAAATTCACACGCAGTGAGCGAGTCAGGTTATAGTTGATACCCAGTTGATAGTCCATTAGGTAGTTTCTCTGTTGAAGTTCAGGCATAGCCTTTTGTTGAGTAATATCAACTCCTTCAAAGTACACATCTCGGAATAGTTGTTTTGAGAATGACCTTGTGATATTAGAAGAAAACATTACGCTTGCGGGTAGCAGGTTGAGGTTTAGCTCGGATAGCCATTGCCAGTATTTCTTACCTTCAAAGCGTTTCATTTTCTTGAAAGGCTCTAACGGCTTCGCTTCAAAAGCATAATTATATAGCAGACCTGCCCGTACGTTTTGCTCGTTTTCGTATTTTAGCTCGTAATCCCTGTGGTTTACTTCATTGTAAGCATAGTTTAGTGTCAGGTTTTCAATGTTATAGAATCGCTTTTTTTGTCCTTCTGATAAGTTTTTCTTCACCCCGATTAGGTTTACGCCACGTCGCACAGTAACATTCTCCGCTTGTTCTTTGATGGCTTGTCGTTCCTGAGCAGTTTGGGCTACGCTTAGCCTATCTTCCAAGCGTATATCCTGATAAACGGGGTCGTACTCGGGTGTAGATACTTTCTGTGAATGATTCAGAGTAACGGGTACTTGCATATTCCACTTGGTTGGAAGTAGTTTGCCCGCATTGATGTTCATCATAACATCATATTCCTTAGTGCTTTCAATAGCTCGCTGGTTAGGAGCTTGGTCAACAGCACCAAATCCAACGGTATTCATACGTCCTGTGGCTGAGATATTCAGTAGTTCAGAAGCATTGGCATCTAATGAACCTACCATTGCCCACCCTCCGGAATTAGAAAGCTCGGCTACTCGCAGTTCGTTAAACCAAAATTCACCGCTGGCAGTATGTCCTGATACGTTCTTCACGCCTATCATTACTGAGCGTATGCTTCCCAGTGAAGGATTTCCTTTTATTGCATATCGGTTTTCACCAAAGACGTAAGGCGTATTTTCCGATACTACGTTAAGGTTTGCATCATAATACGTGGCGTTATTTAAGGTTTGGTTTCTCAGCCCGATAGCTTTGAGCTTGGTTAAAACTTCCATAGGAACTATTAGTTCATTTTCTTTTGGCCAAACGAGTGCCTGTGAGGACGTTCCTGCGGGAGTTACT
Proteins encoded in this region:
- a CDS encoding DUF6909 family protein; translated protein: MKIKERSRAQESTNAIERMYVTMRHLFARGFYKPMGVSGEALRESLLLLRPEIYGTIAESKAELSGLSYVLDRLPEGIEQCTYINLISDEGYRKSHFKPIIPPKRRRNCYRIDQQQMNIEITRGRSDIYDALTHLTFLFIESHKIARNVLIEETGGLSRDWEKLEQAFSKNKLTQAERETTLIHIGNILGRTFEEILEVYHSFATPSQPERFIHIVYWLGKLALDEILEDKKRVITFSTVLRERLGHHLHGEIWADTIKKTLYANGLLTRPLHIISANMHSVMNSIFAEKALKTEVKGKSPMEIFELLSNPENEKLRKKVKEYAHKNGMISIPDASGTNIDVQIFDTEKIDFKDTPYAVSSANKPVLFVMDYAFGEQAYETIDELLKPFHIDGITYFMNVDSVSIMGKAGILEGSKGDLMIPTAHIFEGTSDNYPFKNELSKQDFENHGLQVFEGSMITVLGTSLQNKDVLSYFLRSTWNVVGLEMEGVHYQKAIQSASKIRKSIREDVKVRYAYYASDNPLETGSTLASGGLGTTGVKPTYLITLKILEQIFASE